In the genome of Phormidium ambiguum IAM M-71, the window CCACGACAACTGCATAGCTAATGGCTAATCCAATTCCCGTACCTTTACCTACGGTTTTAGTAGTAAAAAATGGATCGAATAAGCGGTTTTTCATTTCTTCTGTGATGCCGGGGCCATTATCTTTAATGCTAATAGTTACATAATTATTAGCAATTGCTTTAGTGCTAATTTCGATCGTAGGTAATGAGTATTTAGAATCTGGTTGTTCCCAATCTACTAATGAAGTATTTTCAAGTCCTTCTTCTAAAGCGTCAATGGCATTAGCTAAAATGTTCATAAATACTTGATTGAGTTGACCTGCGTAACACTCTACTTTAGGGAGTTTGCCATATTTTTTAATTATCTCTATTCCTGTACGATTCGGACTAGATTTTATGCGATTACTCAAGATTAACAAAGTGCTATCTATTCCCTCATGAATATCGACAAATTTCATTTCGCTTTCATCAAGCCGGGAAAAATTCCGCAATGCTAAAACAATTTCTCGAATCCTTTCTGCTCCCAGTTTCATAGAAGCTAGAAGTTTCGGCAAATCTTCTACCAAAAAATCTAATTCAACTTGTTCAGCCTTTTCCTTAATTTCTTTTCCAGGTACAGGGAAATGTTTCTGATACAAACTCAGAAGTTCTAACAAATCTTGGGTGTATTCATCAGCGTGACTTAAATTACCATAAATAAAGTTAATTGGGTTGTTAATTTCGTGAGCAATTCCGGCTACCATTTGTCCCAAGGCTGACATTTTTTCACTTTGCACTAACTGAGTTTGGGTACGCTGAAGTTCTTTAAGTGCTTGTTCTAATTGAGCCGCTTTTTCTCGTTCTCTAGCTTCTGATTTTTGCAACGCTGCATTTAATTTGGCAAGTTCATCTGCTTGACGCAGAACAATTTTAATAATGGCGTTTCTGAGTTCTTGTACAGCTTCTATTTCACACTGTTTCCAAGGTAAGGATTTAAATTTAACGATTTCTTTCCACAATTCAAAGGATTTACGTGGGGAAAGACGCAAACTGCCATCTTCCATAACTTTAGTGATTTCTGCTGGTTCGTGGGGATTACCTGCCCAATTTACAGTTTGCACAACTTCTGGTCGAAAACATAACACATAATGATTCTGAGTTTGGGAAAGGGAAATTCCAATTAAGCCACTAGCAACATCCTTATATTTTTCGGCTTCGGGATGAAGTTTTGGTAAGGAATCTGTATAAAAAACATCTTGTTTAAAGTTATTGCCTATCCACTCAATTAAGCTGCTAAGTTCGCTTAAGGATGGAGTTTTACCAATAACTCTACATTCATTTTCTAAACAAACTGCGGCTCCTTCCGCACTGACTAATTCTAGTAGATTCGGATAGTGTTTCAGTAATCCATCTACCACATTTTGTTCACTGGACATATATTCAATGAATCTAGAAATTAGGGATTTTAGTTTAATTTGATAATCATAATTTTCCGTGTCTGCTTTTGAAGAAAGTTCGACTGACATTACTTGTCCTAAAAATTTACAAGCTGTCCGAGCTTCATAACTAATATATTTTGGTGAATAATGATGGCAAGCGACTAACCCCCAAAGTTGTTGATCTTTCATTAAAGATATAGACATAGAAGCGCCAACACCCATATTTTGTAAATATTCTATGTGTAGAGGAGAAACACTTCTTAAACCTGTGAAACTTAAATCTATTGGGTCATTAGTTAAAGGATTATTGGAGGGTATAATTGGAACTGGTTGATAATTAACATCAGCAATTAATCTAATCCAATTTAAACAATATAGCTTTCTGGCTTGTTTAGGAATATCTGAAGCTGGATAGTTTAATCCTAAATACGTGGTTAAATCTTCTCGTTTATCTTCGGCAATTACTTCTCCATGACCATCAGTACTGAATTTGTATACCATGACTCTATCAAAGCCTGATAGATGACGTACTTCTGTGGCTATATTTTGGCATAGTTGCTGTAAATTAGGTGATTCTTGAATTTTAGAAGCTGCGGTTCTAATATAATGATAAAAACTAAAAAATGGCATATATTCTAGAGAAGTTGTTGATTCTAATTCCAGAATTAATAATCCATTGATCCGATGAATTATCCCGTCAAAAGAAACAGGGATTAAGTTAGTTTTTATAGATAATTTAATAGGATTAAATGATTGAAGTTCTTCATTTAACAAGCATTCTTTAAGGCATTTTATTTGCAATGTGTCAAGTAATATATCTAAGTTATTATCGATCAAGGTTTCAGCTTGGATTCCAATAATTTCTTTTGTATTTTCACTGGCTTGCAAGATGGTTAAATCAGGTTCTTTTAAGACTAATAAAATACCATGAGGTTGAATTGAGCCTGGAGTGTGGATTGGTTCTATTTCGCAGTTAGTTAAACTAGCTTCTTCTGCTGTAATAATTCGACTTTGAGTCATGTTAGCAAATTCCTTGTAAAGAAAAAAAAGATGGTCGGTATGATGTGATTAAGTATAGATCTTTCTTCTTGATATTGTTGATGATTGTAGCGATCGCACTCGCAAGTCAATTTTGGTTGAGAAAAACTACTTCTATCATTAAATTTTAGTAAGCTAACTGACACTAATATGCCCAAAAAAAATTATTATTTACGCAAAATTTGAAGATAATTAATATTTTTTAATATTTCTGAAATAAACTTTTAAGAAATACAACTTATTTACAATTTTATGCGGATTTACCACTTTCACCTTGAATTACAGCTGCACCAATTAAATGTGCAAGGCGTAGAGCTTCGGGAACATTACCGCAGTCGGTTAATCTTTGTAGTACCGCAGTGGTAACTTCTGGAGTTTCACCACAAACTTGAAAATAAAAAGGTGGAAAAGCATTAATTGTTCCTGCACGTTGCAATATTTTCCAGCGTTTTTCTGATTGGGGAAGACGACGCAAAGCTGTTTCCATTGAACTTAGGTTTGGTGGACGGCGCATGACAGAAACACAAGGAATTCCTAATCGTTGGGAAAGTAACGGTAGGTCTATGATATTGAAGCCTCCAAAGGCTATGCCATCAAGTAGCAAAATATGTAATTGCGGTAAAAATTTACTGCCAATAAGTAACTTACAAATTGTGTCGGTAGCATTCCAGCCATCTTGTCGGACATATCCCCAAACCATTCCTTCAAAACGAGTATTTGCACAAACAATTCCCGAAATTGCGACGCGACTTCCTCGACGACGCACAAAAGGTGCATCATCAAACCCAATGACACGAATTGTGCGGTTTAATCTTAATAAAGATGCCAAATCCATGATTGACGATCGATTCTCAAAAAATATTTTTAA includes:
- a CDS encoding ATP-binding protein, coding for MTQSRIITAEEASLTNCEIEPIHTPGSIQPHGILLVLKEPDLTILQASENTKEIIGIQAETLIDNNLDILLDTLQIKCLKECLLNEELQSFNPIKLSIKTNLIPVSFDGIIHRINGLLILELESTTSLEYMPFFSFYHYIRTAASKIQESPNLQQLCQNIATEVRHLSGFDRVMVYKFSTDGHGEVIAEDKREDLTTYLGLNYPASDIPKQARKLYCLNWIRLIADVNYQPVPIIPSNNPLTNDPIDLSFTGLRSVSPLHIEYLQNMGVGASMSISLMKDQQLWGLVACHHYSPKYISYEARTACKFLGQVMSVELSSKADTENYDYQIKLKSLISRFIEYMSSEQNVVDGLLKHYPNLLELVSAEGAAVCLENECRVIGKTPSLSELSSLIEWIGNNFKQDVFYTDSLPKLHPEAEKYKDVASGLIGISLSQTQNHYVLCFRPEVVQTVNWAGNPHEPAEITKVMEDGSLRLSPRKSFELWKEIVKFKSLPWKQCEIEAVQELRNAIIKIVLRQADELAKLNAALQKSEAREREKAAQLEQALKELQRTQTQLVQSEKMSALGQMVAGIAHEINNPINFIYGNLSHADEYTQDLLELLSLYQKHFPVPGKEIKEKAEQVELDFLVEDLPKLLASMKLGAERIREIVLALRNFSRLDESEMKFVDIHEGIDSTLLILSNRIKSSPNRTGIEIIKKYGKLPKVECYAGQLNQVFMNILANAIDALEEGLENTSLVDWEQPDSKYSLPTIEISTKAIANNYVTISIKDNGPGITEEMKNRLFDPFFTTKTVGKGTGIGLAISYAVVVEKHQGNLTCNSVQGKGAEFIIEIPIKATLNIS